The DNA sequence CCTTTCCATGTGGTACGCACACAACCGTTTTTGCGGCGAAGTCAACCGTATCCCAGGTGTGCGGAACGGTTGCTTTGGCTGACGCAAAAAAACTCCCGGGCTGAATGGTTCGCGGTGTTCCAAACCGGTCGGGCGACCGGTATGCAAGATACTCGTATGTTGCGTCCGGCAGAACAGACGACACCGCCGCAAGAGCGCCGATAAGTCCGCGCCCACATTTGTATCCCTGATACAATGCCTTGATCGTATCCAGCCGCTGAGTAGTTTCCTCGATGGTGCAGAATCTTTGCAGAGCCTGATAGTAATATTCGGGATCAGGCTTTTCCTCAACCACCACCACGCCGGGATTCGTCTTCTCGCAGCCGAACTCTGCGAACTCTTCGACCAATTCGCATGCGAGGGCAAACACCTCCTTTGGCTCTCCGCCCAAAACCTCCAGACACACCGCCGCATTTCCCCGCGTCTTCCACACCACATTCGGATTTAGTCTGATCAGCCGCAGCTCCGCTACGATGCAGCCTGCGCGCTGAAGTTTTTCAGCGAGCATCGCGCCTAAATACGTAGTGCACATCCCGTCTACAGAGTCGGTGTCGTCCAATCCGATGAACATTCTATCGATACTATTTTATTGAACTGCATTACTATTACGATTATACCATTTTATGTCCAACGACCGACTGCTTCAGAACGTGGTCAGCATCCTGATCATGGCAGGCTATGATGTGTCGGAACGCTGCGAGATTCGTCCGCGAAGTTTCGATCTGATGACGTCAGACGGTGAACATCTGCTCGTTATCAAGGTCGTGTCCCAGATCGACAGCGTCAACGAAGACATCGCCTGGGACCTGGACAAAATTGCGCGACACCTTGGAGCAATCCCTTTGATAATTGGTGAGCGTGCACGAGACGCTCCTCTTGAACGCGGCGCAATTTATCTTCGCTACAGCATCAACGCCGTGTCATCCGCGACTCTGTACGATTATCTTGCCGAAGGCGAGCTGCCGCTCGTCTATGCCTCGCCTGGCGGCCTCTATGTCAACATCGATGCAGACAAACTTCGCGAACTTCGCGAGGAGCAGTCGATGTCCCTCGGAGACCTCGCCCATCTCCTCGGTGTGTCCCGCCGCACCATCAGCAAGTACGAAGGAGGGATGGGCACAACATTGGATGTTGCCATGCGGCTTGAAGAGCTGTTCAACGACGATATTGTGATGCCGATTGATCTCTTCCGCTACACGCCTGCAGCTGAAGCCAAGAGCCCTGCCTCGCTTCCCGCAGGCCACGGCACGGATGCTGATGCGCATCAGCAGCCTGCCGACCGGCTGCGGTCGATTGGGATCAGCGTTCATGAACTTCGCCGTGCTCCGTTCCATGCGTTCGCGGTGTTTGAGGATGAGACCATCCTCACCTGCTACGGCACTGCCCAGAAGACCGTCCGTCGTGCGGAACTGGTGGGCAACATCTCCCAGATCTCAGGCACGCACTCGCTCTGCGTTGTCTCTGATTACCGGAAGGAAAAAAAGATTGGAAAGACGCTCGTGATTGGGGAAGAGCGGTTGAAGGATGTCTCCGATGGATCAGATCTTTTGGAGATGGTCGCAGATAAACAGTAGGGGGTAGAAGGGTCTGCCCCGAAATTATATTTTTGTCGGATAGAAGATGTTCTTGCCTGACGAGTTGAGCGGAATGCCGTAGACCATGGTACATGCATCCATCAGATGCAGCCGTTGTGCAACAACGCCGACGGTGTACATGACTCTGTTGTCCACATTGTTCTGGCTCGCACATTTCACGGCAGAGCCGAGTGCAACACCCAGATCTGTTACCTTGATAACACAGTTCGGGCCCGGATACTCTGAGTACTCGGTTGGCGGATGACTCCGGACAGCTTTGGTAAACTCCCGACAGGTATGGTAGCCGCATCCTCCGCAGTTTGCACCAACCACCATCCAGCCTTTCACACCGATCAAA is a window from the Methanorbis rubei genome containing:
- a CDS encoding ferredoxin domain-containing protein, coding for MVSETEVVKSVAGLMVVAARTAPKAMGFDSIIATVVYGNDIARLANEMEEYAKEKGVGYFSDNAKQIRKCDAIVLIGVKGWMVVGANCGGCGYHTCREFTKAVRSHPPTEYSEYPGPNCVIKVTDLGVALGSAVKCASQNNVDNRVMYTVGVVAQRLHLMDACTMVYGIPLNSSGKNIFYPTKI
- a CDS encoding transcriptional regulator, whose product is MSNDRLLQNVVSILIMAGYDVSERCEIRPRSFDLMTSDGEHLLVIKVVSQIDSVNEDIAWDLDKIARHLGAIPLIIGERARDAPLERGAIYLRYSINAVSSATLYDYLAEGELPLVYASPGGLYVNIDADKLRELREEQSMSLGDLAHLLGVSRRTISKYEGGMGTTLDVAMRLEELFNDDIVMPIDLFRYTPAAEAKSPASLPAGHGTDADAHQQPADRLRSIGISVHELRRAPFHAFAVFEDETILTCYGTAQKTVRRAELVGNISQISGTHSLCVVSDYRKEKKIGKTLVIGEERLKDVSDGSDLLEMVADKQ
- a CDS encoding tRNA(Ile)(2)-agmatinylcytidine synthase is translated as MFIGLDDTDSVDGMCTTYLGAMLAEKLQRAGCIVAELRLIRLNPNVVWKTRGNAAVCLEVLGGEPKEVFALACELVEEFAEFGCEKTNPGVVVVEEKPDPEYYYQALQRFCTIEETTQRLDTIKALYQGYKCGRGLIGALAAVSSVLPDATYEYLAYRSPDRFGTPRTIQPGSFFASAKATVPHTWDTVDFAAKTVVCVPHGKDPVLYGIRGESPEWVAASAEMLETELPSLTKIWKTNQGTDAHLIEYAGTTEEGFSYKISGMVASVPETKQGGHVQFVFQPEIGEEITVFAFEPTKEFRHMVRKLLPEDIVTLCGSYQNGVLHLEKFCLHTPAAVELRTSPKCPVCGGRMTSAGRGKGYKCRSCSGRVRDVAEMPRDIDEGWYEVPPGARRHLAKPVVRM